Proteins found in one Paraburkholderia caballeronis genomic segment:
- a CDS encoding DNA translocase FtsK, which translates to MAKAPYSAHAQALPHRMSRLFTEIRWILQVALCVFLVMALISYSRRDPSWTHAAQVDHISNWAGRVGAWTSDILLLLFGLSAYWWVVLLARRISANYRRITNQDTLDDAGEDAPRDHGWIAEAFAFVLVLLASNGIEALRMWSLKVQLPRAPGGVIGEAVARGVSHALGFTGGTLALLLALAIGLSLYFRFSWLSVAERVGEGIISAVTFAKLRREAGRDRKLGEAAAVTREGKVERGRVKIEEHEPVTIVPPVLTPQRSERVEKERQVPLFTDLPGDSTLPPIALLDPAPAAQETISADALEFTSRLIEKKLKDFGVDVAVIAAYPGPVVTRYEIEPATGVKGSQIVGLAKDLARSLSLVSIRVVETIPGKNYMALELPNQRRQTVRLSEILGSAVYADASSALTMGLGKDIGGKPVVADLAKMPHLLVAGTTGSGKSVGINAMILSLLYKASAEQVRMILIDPKMLEMSVYEGIPHLLCPVVTDMRQAGNALNWTVAEMERRYKLMSKLGVRNLAGYNNKIDDAGKREEKIPNPFSLTPDDPEPLAKLPHIVVVIDELADLMMVVGKKVEELIARIAQKARAAGIHLILATQRPSVDVITGLIKANVPTRMAFQVSSKIDSRTILDQMGAESLLGMGDMLYLPPGSGLPVRVHGAFVGDDEVHRVVEKLKEQGEPNYIEGLLEGGTAGDGDEGSAGAGTSGTGDESDPLYDQAVEVVIKNRRASISLVQRHLRIGYNRAARLLEQMEQSGLVSTMSSNGNREILVPTREAE; encoded by the coding sequence ATGGCCAAAGCTCCCTATTCCGCGCACGCGCAGGCTCTGCCTCACCGCATGTCGCGTCTCTTTACCGAAATCCGCTGGATTCTGCAGGTCGCGCTGTGCGTGTTCCTCGTGATGGCGCTCATCAGCTACAGCCGGCGCGATCCGAGCTGGACGCACGCCGCGCAGGTCGATCACATCTCGAACTGGGCGGGCCGCGTCGGCGCGTGGACGTCGGACATCCTGCTGCTGCTGTTCGGCCTGTCCGCGTACTGGTGGGTCGTGCTGCTCGCGCGGCGGATCTCCGCGAACTACCGGCGCATCACGAACCAGGACACGCTCGACGACGCCGGTGAAGATGCGCCGCGCGACCACGGCTGGATCGCGGAGGCGTTCGCGTTCGTGCTGGTGCTGCTCGCGAGCAACGGGATCGAGGCGCTGCGGATGTGGTCGCTGAAGGTGCAATTGCCGCGCGCGCCGGGCGGCGTGATCGGCGAGGCGGTCGCGCGCGGCGTGTCGCATGCGCTCGGTTTTACCGGCGGCACGCTCGCGCTCCTGCTCGCGCTCGCGATCGGGCTGTCGCTGTATTTCCGCTTTTCGTGGCTGTCGGTTGCGGAGCGGGTCGGCGAAGGCATCATTTCGGCCGTCACGTTCGCGAAGCTGCGCCGCGAGGCGGGCCGCGACCGCAAGCTCGGCGAGGCCGCCGCGGTCACGCGCGAGGGCAAGGTCGAGCGTGGCCGCGTGAAGATCGAGGAACACGAGCCGGTGACGATCGTGCCGCCGGTGCTGACGCCGCAGCGCTCGGAGCGCGTCGAGAAGGAGCGCCAGGTGCCGCTCTTCACCGACCTGCCGGGCGACTCGACGCTGCCGCCGATCGCGCTGCTCGATCCGGCGCCCGCGGCGCAGGAGACGATTTCCGCCGACGCGCTCGAATTCACGTCGCGCCTGATCGAGAAGAAGCTGAAGGACTTCGGCGTCGACGTCGCGGTGATCGCCGCGTATCCGGGGCCGGTCGTCACGCGCTACGAGATCGAGCCCGCGACCGGCGTGAAGGGCAGCCAGATCGTGGGTCTCGCGAAGGACCTCGCGCGCTCGCTGTCGCTCGTGTCGATCCGCGTGGTCGAGACGATCCCGGGCAAGAACTACATGGCGCTCGAACTGCCGAACCAGCGCCGGCAGACCGTGCGCCTGTCCGAGATTCTCGGTTCGGCCGTCTACGCGGACGCATCGTCCGCGCTGACGATGGGCCTCGGCAAGGACATCGGCGGCAAGCCGGTCGTCGCCGATCTCGCGAAGATGCCGCACCTGCTGGTCGCCGGCACGACCGGTTCGGGCAAGTCGGTCGGGATCAACGCGATGATCCTGTCGCTGCTGTACAAGGCGAGCGCCGAGCAGGTGCGGATGATCCTGATCGACCCGAAGATGCTCGAAATGAGCGTCTACGAAGGGATTCCGCATCTGCTGTGTCCGGTCGTCACCGACATGCGCCAGGCGGGCAACGCGCTGAACTGGACCGTCGCGGAGATGGAGCGCCGCTACAAGCTGATGAGCAAGCTCGGCGTGCGCAACCTCGCGGGTTACAACAACAAGATCGACGACGCGGGCAAGCGCGAGGAGAAGATTCCGAATCCGTTCAGCCTGACGCCGGACGATCCGGAGCCGCTCGCGAAGCTGCCGCACATCGTTGTCGTGATCGACGAACTGGCCGACCTGATGATGGTGGTCGGCAAGAAGGTCGAGGAACTGATCGCGCGGATCGCGCAGAAGGCGCGCGCGGCCGGCATCCACCTGATCCTCGCGACGCAGCGTCCGTCGGTGGACGTCATCACCGGCCTCATCAAGGCGAACGTGCCGACGCGGATGGCGTTCCAGGTGTCGTCGAAGATCGACTCGCGCACGATTCTCGACCAGATGGGCGCGGAGTCGCTGCTCGGGATGGGCGACATGCTGTACCTGCCGCCGGGCAGCGGGCTGCCGGTGCGCGTGCACGGCGCGTTCGTCGGCGACGACGAGGTGCATCGCGTCGTCGAGAAGCTCAAGGAGCAGGGCGAGCCGAACTACATCGAGGGCCTGCTCGAAGGCGGCACGGCGGGCGACGGCGACGAAGGCTCGGCCGGCGCGGGAACCAGCGGCACCGGCGACGAGTCCGATCCGCTTTACGACCAGGCGGTCGAAGTGGTCATCAAGAATCGCCGCGCGTCGATCTCGCTGGTGCAGCGTCATCTGCGGATCGGCTACAACCGCGCGGCGCGGCTGCTCGAACAGATGGAGCAGTCGGGTCTCGTGTCGACGATGTCGTCGAACGGCAACCGCGAAATCCTTGTGCCGACGCGCGAAGCGGAATGA
- the lolA gene encoding outer membrane lipoprotein chaperone LolA, which produces MQQIVGPQARSARSTGSSSWRALVRRAAGVALGASVLVASHAFASGTEQLKQFVAQVHAARGTFVQRELKAQPNAKDASDAIATATRTATTSSGTFVFARPGKFIWSYEKPYQQLLQADGETLYVYDKDLNQVTRRKLGGALGASPAAILFGSNDLEKNFTLRDAGVKDGIDWLELTPKSKDTQFQRVGIGFRDGNLEAMELHDVFGNVTLLTFSDIQKNPPLPASQFRFAVPKGADLIDG; this is translated from the coding sequence ATGCAGCAGATCGTCGGGCCGCAGGCCCGCTCAGCCCGTTCCACCGGTTCGTCCTCGTGGCGCGCGCTCGTGCGCCGCGCGGCGGGCGTCGCGCTCGGCGCGTCGGTGCTCGTCGCGTCGCACGCGTTCGCGAGCGGCACCGAGCAGTTGAAGCAGTTCGTCGCGCAGGTGCATGCGGCGCGCGGCACGTTCGTGCAGCGCGAACTGAAGGCGCAGCCGAATGCGAAGGACGCAAGCGACGCGATCGCGACGGCAACGCGCACCGCGACCACGTCGAGCGGCACGTTCGTGTTCGCGCGGCCGGGCAAGTTCATCTGGTCGTACGAGAAGCCCTACCAGCAACTGCTTCAGGCGGACGGCGAAACGCTGTACGTGTACGACAAGGACCTGAACCAGGTCACGCGGCGCAAGCTCGGCGGCGCGCTCGGCGCGAGCCCGGCCGCGATCCTGTTCGGCAGCAACGATCTGGAGAAGAACTTCACGCTGCGCGACGCGGGCGTGAAGGACGGCATCGACTGGCTCGAACTGACGCCGAAGTCGAAGGACACGCAGTTCCAGCGCGTCGGCATCGGCTTTCGCGACGGCAATCTCGAAGCGATGGAACTGCACGACGTGTTCGGCAACGTGACGCTGCTGACGTTCTCGGACATCCAGAAGAACCCGCCGCTGCCGGCGTCGCAGTTCAGGTTCGCCGTGCCGAAGGGCGCGGACCTGATCGACGGCTGA
- the trxB gene encoding thioredoxin-disulfide reductase produces MSATKHAKVLILGSGPAGYTAAVYAARANLSPLLITGLAQGGQLMTTTDVENWPADPSGVQGPELMQRFQQHAERFNTEIVFDHIHTAKLTEKPIRLIGDAGEYTCDSLIIATGASAQYLGLPSEELFMGRGVSACATCDGFFYRQQHVAVIGGGNTAVEEALYLAGIAKKVTVIHRRDKFRAEPILIDRLLEKEKEGVVEIKWNHVLDEVKGDDSGVNGLRVKNVNTGESTDIALQGIFVAIGHKPNTDIFEGQLEMKNGYIITNGGLSGNATGTSVPGVFAAGDVQDHVYRQAITSAGTGCMAALDAQRYLESVHEITEPHVMSAEAGR; encoded by the coding sequence ATGTCTGCCACCAAACACGCCAAAGTCCTGATTCTCGGTTCCGGCCCCGCCGGCTACACCGCCGCCGTCTATGCGGCGCGCGCGAACCTGTCGCCGCTCCTGATCACCGGCCTCGCGCAAGGCGGCCAGCTGATGACGACGACCGACGTCGAAAACTGGCCCGCCGATCCGTCCGGCGTGCAGGGTCCGGAACTGATGCAGCGTTTCCAGCAGCACGCGGAACGCTTCAACACCGAGATCGTGTTCGACCACATCCACACCGCGAAGCTGACCGAAAAGCCGATCCGCCTGATCGGCGACGCGGGCGAATACACGTGCGACTCGCTGATCATCGCGACCGGCGCGTCGGCGCAATACCTCGGCCTGCCGAGCGAGGAACTGTTCATGGGCCGCGGCGTGTCCGCGTGCGCGACCTGCGACGGCTTCTTCTATCGCCAGCAGCACGTCGCGGTGATCGGCGGCGGCAACACCGCGGTCGAAGAGGCGCTGTACCTCGCCGGCATCGCGAAGAAGGTGACCGTGATCCACCGCCGCGACAAGTTCCGCGCGGAGCCGATCCTGATCGACCGCCTGCTGGAGAAGGAAAAGGAGGGCGTCGTCGAGATCAAGTGGAACCACGTGCTCGACGAGGTGAAGGGCGACGACTCCGGCGTGAACGGCCTGCGCGTGAAGAACGTGAACACCGGCGAGTCGACCGACATCGCGCTGCAAGGCATCTTCGTCGCGATCGGCCACAAGCCGAACACTGACATCTTCGAAGGCCAGCTGGAGATGAAGAACGGCTACATCATCACGAACGGCGGCCTGAGCGGCAACGCGACCGGCACCAGCGTGCCGGGCGTGTTCGCGGCCGGCGACGTGCAGGATCACGTGTATCGCCAGGCGATCACGAGCGCGGGCACCGGCTGCATGGCCGCGCTCGACGCGCAACGCTACCTGGAGAGCGTGCACGAGATCACCGAACCGCACGTGATGAGCGCGGAAGCGGGCCGCTGA
- a CDS encoding trimeric intracellular cation channel family protein yields the protein MEHPGLMLALSIAERLAIFAYAISGFIEARRRRLDPVGTFLVAMATAFGGGTVRDVLLERRPFYWVEHQNYALAIFVLSFFAPVVLKWTSRVLSDRALLVADAIGLGLFSISGTSLAMSAQMPWFTSVIMGVATGVFGGILRDVLCNEVPLILRDSRPYATCAFAGCGLYLLLAQTPLDAVYNVLLSTTFILLARLLTYRFDVRLPH from the coding sequence ATCGAACATCCCGGCCTGATGCTCGCGCTGTCGATCGCCGAGCGCCTCGCGATCTTCGCGTATGCGATTTCCGGCTTCATCGAGGCGCGCCGGCGGCGGCTCGATCCGGTCGGCACGTTCCTCGTCGCGATGGCGACCGCGTTCGGCGGCGGCACCGTGCGCGACGTGCTGCTCGAACGCCGGCCGTTCTACTGGGTCGAGCACCAGAACTACGCGCTCGCGATCTTCGTGCTGTCGTTCTTCGCGCCGGTCGTGCTGAAGTGGACGTCGCGCGTGCTGTCCGACCGCGCGCTGCTGGTCGCGGACGCGATCGGCCTCGGGCTCTTCAGCATCTCCGGCACGTCGCTCGCGATGTCGGCCCAGATGCCGTGGTTCACGTCGGTCATCATGGGCGTCGCCACCGGCGTGTTCGGCGGCATCCTGCGCGACGTGCTGTGCAACGAGGTGCCGCTGATCCTGCGCGACTCGCGGCCCTATGCGACCTGCGCGTTCGCGGGCTGCGGCCTTTATCTGCTGCTCGCGCAGACGCCGCTCGACGCGGTGTACAACGTGCTGCTGTCCACGACCTTCATCCTGCTTGCGCGGCTGCTCACCTATCGGTTCGACGTGCGGCTGCCGCATTGA
- a CDS encoding ABC transporter ATP-binding protein: protein MASLSIRDVTKTYPNGVPVLKGVNIDIEDGQFLILVGGSGCGKSTLLNMIAGLETVTSGEISIDGKVVNNLSPKDRDIAMVFQSYALYPSMTVRENISFGLNIRKVPKAEQAQIVERVSNMLQIQHLLDRKPGQLSGGQRQRVAMGRALARDPVMFLFDEPLSNLDAKLRIEMRSEIKLLHQRVGTTIVYVTHDQIEAMTLGDRIAVMKDGIVQQFGAPQEIYDSPSNLFVAGFIGAPPMNFINGKLVEQGAGVGMELDTGVARGVLNLPFDANKVRGHVGREVVLGLRPERITDARSSHDGHGGELQTHRVRVDVIEPTGPDTLVFAQVNGKRIVSRVHPGANPLPQTDMDLLFDVSKAVLFDPQTEERIA, encoded by the coding sequence ATGGCAAGCCTTTCCATTCGCGACGTGACCAAGACCTACCCGAACGGGGTGCCGGTCCTGAAGGGCGTCAACATCGACATCGAGGACGGCCAGTTCCTCATCCTCGTCGGCGGTTCGGGCTGCGGCAAGTCCACGCTGCTCAACATGATCGCGGGCCTCGAAACGGTGACGAGCGGCGAGATCTCGATCGACGGCAAGGTGGTGAACAACCTGTCGCCGAAGGATCGCGACATCGCGATGGTGTTCCAGTCGTACGCGCTGTATCCGTCGATGACGGTGCGCGAGAACATCTCGTTCGGCCTCAACATCCGCAAGGTGCCGAAGGCCGAGCAGGCGCAGATCGTCGAGCGCGTGTCGAACATGCTGCAGATCCAGCATCTGCTCGACCGCAAGCCGGGACAACTGTCCGGCGGCCAGCGCCAGCGCGTCGCGATGGGCCGCGCGCTCGCGCGCGACCCGGTGATGTTCCTGTTCGACGAGCCGCTGTCGAACCTCGACGCGAAGCTGCGCATCGAGATGCGTTCCGAAATCAAGCTGCTGCATCAGCGCGTCGGCACGACGATCGTCTACGTGACGCACGACCAGATCGAGGCGATGACGCTCGGCGACCGGATCGCGGTGATGAAGGACGGCATCGTCCAGCAGTTCGGCGCGCCGCAGGAAATCTACGATTCGCCGTCGAACCTGTTCGTCGCGGGCTTCATCGGCGCGCCGCCGATGAACTTCATCAACGGCAAGCTGGTCGAGCAGGGCGCGGGCGTCGGCATGGAACTCGATACCGGCGTCGCGCGCGGCGTGCTGAACCTGCCGTTCGACGCGAACAAGGTGCGCGGCCACGTCGGCCGCGAGGTGGTGCTCGGGCTGCGCCCGGAGCGCATCACCGACGCGCGCAGTTCGCACGACGGCCACGGCGGCGAGTTGCAGACGCACCGCGTCCGGGTGGACGTGATCGAGCCGACCGGCCCGGACACGCTGGTGTTCGCGCAGGTGAACGGCAAGCGGATCGTGAGCCGCGTCCACCCGGGCGCGAACCCGTTGCCGCAGACGGACATGGACCTGCTGTTCGACGTGTCGAAGGCGGTGCTGTTCGATCCGCAGACGGAAGAGCGGATCGCGTAA
- a CDS encoding MBL fold metallo-hydrolase — protein MNALEHQLDYPFADTLPEPGQPFEVAPGLYWLRMPLPFALDHINLWLLRDEIDGEAGWTIVDSGIASDTIKGHWEHVFDTALGGLPVLRVIVTHCHPDHLGLAHWLCEGGDKKRWNVRLWMTLGEYLNGRVLAAGDGSNAGGAGAARHFARHGLTDEASLAKLRERRGYYSNLVPAIPTQYRRLREADTVTIGARRWRVVTGFGHSPEHCALYSEADDVLISGDMVLPRISTNVSVFDIEPEGNPLALYLESLGRYETMPERTLALPSHGKPFRGVSTRIAQLRAHHDARLAEVLDACASAPRCASDIVPIMFKRQLDIHQMTFAMGEALAHLHLLWLDGKLKRATGDDGVIRFAV, from the coding sequence GCTCGACTATCCATTCGCCGACACGCTGCCCGAACCCGGCCAGCCGTTCGAAGTCGCGCCCGGCCTGTACTGGCTGCGCATGCCGCTGCCGTTCGCGCTCGATCACATCAACCTGTGGCTGCTGCGCGACGAGATCGACGGAGAGGCCGGCTGGACCATCGTCGACAGCGGCATCGCGTCGGACACGATCAAGGGGCACTGGGAACACGTGTTCGACACCGCGCTCGGCGGCCTGCCGGTGCTGCGCGTGATCGTCACGCACTGCCATCCGGATCACCTCGGGCTCGCGCACTGGCTGTGCGAGGGCGGCGACAAAAAACGCTGGAATGTGCGGCTGTGGATGACGCTCGGCGAATACCTGAACGGCCGCGTGCTGGCGGCCGGCGACGGCTCGAATGCGGGCGGCGCCGGCGCGGCGCGCCACTTCGCGCGGCACGGGCTGACCGACGAGGCGTCGCTCGCGAAGCTGCGCGAGCGGCGCGGCTACTACTCGAATCTCGTGCCGGCGATTCCCACCCAGTACCGGCGGCTGCGCGAGGCGGACACCGTCACGATCGGCGCGCGCCGCTGGCGCGTCGTCACCGGCTTCGGCCATTCGCCCGAGCACTGCGCGCTGTATTCGGAGGCGGACGACGTGCTGATCTCCGGCGACATGGTGCTGCCGCGCATCTCGACGAACGTGTCGGTGTTCGACATCGAGCCGGAAGGCAATCCGCTCGCGCTGTATCTGGAATCGCTCGGCCGCTACGAGACGATGCCGGAGCGGACGCTGGCGCTGCCGTCGCACGGCAAGCCGTTTCGCGGCGTGAGCACGCGGATCGCGCAACTGCGCGCGCATCACGACGCGCGGCTCGCGGAAGTGCTCGACGCGTGCGCGAGCGCGCCGCGCTGCGCATCGGACATCGTGCCGATCATGTTCAAGCGCCAGCTGGACATCCACCAGATGACGTTCGCGATGGGCGAGGCGCTCGCGCACCTGCATCTGCTGTGGCTCGATGGGAAGCTGAAGCGCGCGACCGGCGACGACGGGGTGATCCGCTTCGCCGTGTGA
- a CDS encoding Smr/MutS family protein — translation MPKNVPHPGEPKRASTAQRATPRNDAPQPAEPDAAGKPVNGFSGLGGLRAALKTQAQQRERERAEAAAARVESAADSELFRREIGAVAPLTAPPRAPKRRAPPVPLPLQTQLDEQAVLHEAISDDFDPETLLDTDDSLYYHRPGVSSEVVRKLRRGTWIVQAQLDLHGLRRDEAREALQAFIREAGKRGLRCVRVIHGKGLGSVGKEPVLKGKVRAWLVQKEEVIAFCQARPHDGGAGAVLVLLQPQSPGAHRGPAPLR, via the coding sequence ATGCCGAAGAACGTGCCCCATCCCGGCGAGCCGAAGCGCGCCTCCACCGCCCAGCGTGCGACGCCGCGCAACGACGCCCCGCAGCCGGCCGAACCCGACGCTGCGGGCAAGCCGGTCAACGGCTTCTCCGGGCTCGGCGGACTGCGCGCCGCGCTGAAGACGCAGGCGCAGCAGCGCGAGCGCGAACGGGCCGAAGCCGCCGCCGCGCGCGTCGAGTCCGCCGCGGACAGCGAACTCTTCCGCCGCGAGATCGGCGCGGTCGCGCCGCTGACCGCGCCGCCGCGCGCGCCGAAGCGGCGCGCGCCGCCAGTGCCGCTCCCCTTGCAGACGCAGCTCGACGAACAGGCCGTGCTGCACGAAGCGATCTCCGACGACTTCGATCCCGAAACGCTGCTCGACACCGACGACTCGCTGTACTACCACCGTCCCGGCGTCAGCAGCGAGGTCGTGCGCAAGCTGCGGCGCGGCACGTGGATCGTGCAGGCGCAACTCGACCTGCACGGCCTGCGCCGCGACGAGGCGCGCGAGGCGCTGCAGGCGTTCATCCGCGAGGCGGGCAAGCGCGGGCTGCGCTGCGTGCGCGTGATCCACGGCAAGGGGCTCGGCTCGGTCGGCAAGGAGCCGGTGCTGAAGGGCAAGGTCCGCGCGTGGCTCGTGCAGAAGGAAGAAGTGATCGCATTCTGCCAGGCGCGGCCGCACGACGGCGGCGCGGGCGCGGTGCTCGTGCTGCTGCAGCCGCAGTCGCCGGGCGCGCATCGCGGTCCGGCGCCGTTGCGCTGA